Genomic window (Capricornis sumatraensis isolate serow.1 chromosome 1, serow.2, whole genome shotgun sequence):
CCGGAATTTCCTGGGCTTGGTTATATCTTGCTGGGGTTTATTATAtcctatccttgcctggaaaatctcatggacagaggggcctggtgggtcacagtccatggggtcgcaaagagttgggcagactgagcgactaacacttacttacttggTTTTATCTACTGCCCTCTGCTTTTGTTTCTCAGCAAACGACTCAGAGGTCGTGAGTGCCCTCTGAGTGACTCTTTCACATCACCTTGCAGGCCACACCTTAGGAAGTTACCAGACCATGAATGCCACCACCGAACCACCTGCGGAGGGGTCCTGCCCCTCGAACACCCTCATCACCAAGCAGATCATCCCCATGCTGTACTTCGTGGTCTTTGTGGCCGGCATCCTGCTCAACGGCATGTCAGGGTGGGTGTTCTTCTACGTGCCTAGCTCCAAGAGTTTCATCGTCTATCTCAAGAATATTGTCATTGCCGACTTCCTGATGAGCCTGACTTTTCCTTTCAAGATCCTGGGGGACTTGGGCCTGGGCCTCTGGCAGGTAAAAGTCTTTGTGTGCAGGGTCTCGGCCGTGCTCTTCTACATCAACATGTACGTCAGCATCGTGTTCTTCGGGCTCATTGGCTTTGACAGATATTATAAAATCGTGAAGCCTCTCTTGACTTCTTTCATCCAGTCCATAAGCTACAGCAAACTCCTGTCAGTGCTGGTGTGGAGCTTCACACTGCTCATCGCCCTTCCCAATATGATCCTGACCAATCGGAGTGTCACAGAGGCCACACGCGTGCAATGTATGGACCTTAAGAGTGACCTGGGCCTCAAGTGGCACAAAGCCTCCAGCTACATCTTTGTGGGCATCTTCTGGATTGTGTTTCTTTCCTTAATCATCTTCTACACTGCTATCACAAAGAAGATCTTTAAGTCCCACCTCAAGTCCAGAAAGAATTCCATATCAGTCAAGAAGAAATCTAGCCGCAATATATTCAGCATTATGTTCGTGTTTTTTATCTGCTTTGTACCTTACCACATTGCCAGAATCCCCTATACACAGAGCCAAACAGAAGCTCATTACAGCTGTCAGTCTAAACAAATCCTGTTCTATGTGAAAGAATTCTCTCTGCTACTGTCAGCTGCAAACGTATGCCTGGACCccattatttatttctttctatgCCAGCCATTTAGAGAGGTCTTGTGTAAGAAATTGCGTATCCCATTAAAAACTCAGCATGACTCAGAAACTTCCAAAaccaaaagggaaaatataatacAAGAAAGCACAGATACTTTGTGAATTCCCACCTCCTTTCAAATAAAGTTCATGCATGCATACTGTAATCTTCAATTCTATAACAAGACAAAATGAATACACATGTCCACAATAGTATCATCTCTAGGCATTACTATTCAATTTAGTGGAAAAAAGTTAACAGGTAAGTTTCCATGCATCTTTTGtaacatcaaagaaaaaaataatatattagttAATCTTATCCCATCAAAATAGAAGGTTTAAAAGTATAATCAGTAGTCTGGTCAGTTCATACAGAACTTTAAACAGCAAATACATAGGAAGCAATACAGACAATTCACAGGTGTATCTTCTAAAAACAAGGATCAAGTTATACAATTTCTTTCAACAAGGTCACTAAAGACCAATGTAAAAGCAGGCAGAGTTGATATGGACTTAGAAGCCAGTTTGTTGTGAAAAAGTCAAGTTTTCTCTGATTTGAAGAACCTGGGTAAGCAGACACTGAGAAAATTACTTAAGAAATCCCCAACTGATTTATTTCATCACATTTCAAAGGAAAGCAGATATAAATTCTGTATACTGCAGCAAAAAGTGTAATTTTTCTCTGATAGCATTTTGAGGATAAGGtaacttttaaattctttatatgAAGATTAGCTAAGCCACTTAATGAGACTGGGGTTCTGGTCTTAGAATATGTTTAAGTGAACTCTACAGAGAGAATCTAGGTTGTGGCATGGGTTGCGAGCAACTTCCCGTGCTCAATGGTACAGAAAGAAATACATACAGGCTGACTGGGGAAAAGGCATACGTACACAAACACCTCCCAGGCTGGCAACATACATTATTCTCTAGGAGCAGAAAGAAACAGTTTTCGTAGAAAGCAACTGGacttcataaaaaagaaaatctaaaatttatGAGTCATAAAttacacacaaaatgaaaatttacatATCACATTTTATGAAAAACCAATTTCGTATGTGCAGATATAGGATATGGCTGCTGGCTTTGTGAGTTATCAAAGCTAAATTCTTTGCTATTAACTTGCCTGAAGATATTTAGCCCAACTTTCAAATGTTCTTCTCAAACATTTTTGTATCATATATGtactaataaaaaatatttttcatagtgTCAATTTTTCCCTTAGTAGTCAAGATATTAAAAAAcagtaccagatttcctcagtcAAGACATGGATGGTTTCTTTAGTACACTCGATCACACATGCTAataaaagacacagaaagaaggCATAAGAATACCCAGGTAAGAGTTATATAGAGTACTTTTGAAATCCTATTTGCCACTGACTTTTCAAAATAAGTATTTCTATGTTCTAGGACCTCATCAAATTTTAGACAAAAGTGAGAAGGCACATTTTAAACTGAGGAAGATCTGGGAAGGTCTTCACACTCTGTATCCACCTTCTACTCTCTGCTCCCAACTCTGGATCAAATATTCTCttccaaaaagaagaaatcacaattcTATCATAAGCATGCCCAGCAAAACTAAGCTTGCTATAGCATTTGTCTGgctaaatatatttgcaaaagcaAGTAGCTTGTTTTTATTCAGTTTCCATTGTTCAGGGCAAATTA
Coding sequences:
- the P2RY14 gene encoding P2Y purinoceptor 14; this translates as MNATTEPPAEGSCPSNTLITKQIIPMLYFVVFVAGILLNGMSGWVFFYVPSSKSFIVYLKNIVIADFLMSLTFPFKILGDLGLGLWQVKVFVCRVSAVLFYINMYVSIVFFGLIGFDRYYKIVKPLLTSFIQSISYSKLLSVLVWSFTLLIALPNMILTNRSVTEATRVQCMDLKSDLGLKWHKASSYIFVGIFWIVFLSLIIFYTAITKKIFKSHLKSRKNSISVKKKSSRNIFSIMFVFFICFVPYHIARIPYTQSQTEAHYSCQSKQILFYVKEFSLLLSAANVCLDPIIYFFLCQPFREVLCKKLRIPLKTQHDSETSKTKRENIIQESTDTL